Within Novosphingobium resinovorum, the genomic segment GTCTTGCCATGGCCTACCAGTCCCCGCTCGCGCCGCCGCCGCCGAAATCGCCGCCGCCTCCGGAGAAGCCGCCGCCGTCTCCGCCGCCCCAGCCACCGCCGCCACCCCAACTGCTACCGCCGGAATTGGTGGGGAACCAGATGATCGGTGTGTCGATGCTGCCGTAGCGGCTGCGCCGTCCGCCGCGGCTGGCCGCGCGCATGATCGGCAGGACGAAGAAGAAGATCACGAAGAGGATGAAGATGACCGTGCCGGGCGAGATGTCGTCGCCCTGATCGGCGCGCGCCTTGTCGGCCTGGGCGGCGATCTTCTGCGCCTCTTCGGGGGGCAGGGTCAGTTGCCTGATGATGGCGTCGGTGCCTGCCTCGATCCCGCCGGGGTAATCGTTGGCCTTGAAGCGGGGGAGGATCTGCTGGTTGATGATGAGGAAGCTCATCCCGTCGGTCAGTGTGCCTTCGAGGCCGTAGCCGACCTCGATGCGCACCTTGCGCTCGTTGGGTGCGACGATGAGGATGGCGCCGTTGTTGTCACCCTTCTGCCCGATCCCCCAGGCGCGGCCGAGTTGGTAGCCGTAGTCGGAAATCTCGTAGCCATTGAGCGAAGGGATCGTCGCCACCACCAGCTGGCGGTGCGACTGCTTCTCCAGCGCCTCCAGCTTTTGCGTCAGTTGCGCTTCCTCGGCGTCGGGGATGATGTTCGCGGCATCGACGACGCGCCCCGTGAGTTTGGGGAACTGCAGTTGCGCGGCCTGCGCCCATGCGCTGCCAGCCCCCGAAACGAGGGCCAGCAGGCACAGAAGCGCGGCCAGCGAGACGGCCCGGATGCGGGCCATCGGATCAGAGCTTTCCTTCGAGGCTCGGGGCGGCTTCGGCGCCGGGCGTAACGGCCTTGTAGGGCACCAGCGGATCGGCTCCGCGCAGGCGCGCGCCGATCATCGAGGGGAAAGTGCGGACTTCGGTGTTGTAGTCCTGAACCGCGCCGTTGTAGTCGCGGATGGCGACGCGGATGCGGTTTTCTTGACCCTCGAGCTGGCTCTGCAGCATCTGGTAGTTGGTGCTGGACTTGATGTCCGGATAGGCTTCCACGCTGGCGAGCAGGCGGCCGATGCCGGCGCCAAGGTTGGCTTGCGCCTGCTGGAACTGCTCCATCTTCTTCGGGTCGCCGAGGTCGTCGGCGCTGATCTGCACCGAGGTGGCCTTGGCGCGGGCCTCGGTCACGCCGACGAGGATCGACTTTTCCTGCTCGGCCGCACCCTTGGCGACGGCGGCAAGGTTGGGAACGAGGTTCGAGCGTTCCTGGAAAGCGGCCTCGACATCGGCCCATTTGGCCTTGGCAGCCTCCTGCTTGGTAGGCACCGAGTTGAAACCACAAGCGGACAGCGAAAGCGCGGCCGCGAGAACCAGACCGGTCTTTGCCGAGCGGGCGTTGAAGAGCGTCATCGGACTTCGTTCCTCCACTGCGCGCCGGGCGAACCGGCGGCTTCCACGGGATAGATAGCGCTCCGCGATGGCGGATCAAGGACGCCGGGCGGGCTCGGTGGAAACCCGGTCGGTTAACAAACGTTTGAGGGGCCGGGTGGAGTGTGTCAAACAGCACTCAGATTTATTTCCATTTGGCCGGCAGAAGGGGAACCAGGCGCATGGCAATCGTAGACGAATTCAAGAAGTTCATTGCACGCGGCAACGTGCTGGACCTCGCAGTCGGTGTGATGATCGGTGCTGCCTTCGGCAAGATCGTGTCGTCACTGAACGAGAACATGATCATGCCGGTAATCGGCTGGCTGTTCGGCAGCATCGATTTCTCGAAGTATTTCTTCCAGCTGGGCGACGCACCGGCGGACTACAAGGGCAGCCTTACCGACTATGCCGCGCTGAAGGCGGCCGGCGTGCCGATGATCGGCTACGGCGAGTTCATCACCCAGGTGGTCAACTTCCTGATTATCGCCTTCGTGCTGTTCCTGCTGGTCCGTTCGGTCAACAAGATGATCGATTCGGTGAAGAAGCAGGAAGCCGAAGCCGCTGCAGCCGCTCCGGCACCGGAAGCCCCGGTTGATCCGCAACTGATCGCGCTGAAGGAAATCCTCGAGGAACTGCGCAAGAAGTAATCTGAAAATCCGCCGCAGGCGGATTTTTGCGGCACCGGCCCACGCCCCCACCCGACCACCCTTAGGGTACTATCGTTGGGTGGTCGGGTGGGGGCGTGGGCCGGTGCCGCAACGGGAATGCCCAGCATGGGCATTCCCCAAACAACTCATCCACTTTCACTTCACATTCAGGCGGGAGCCCCTATATGGGCTCCTGCCGGCCTCGGTCGGCTATGAGGATAAATTGCCCCGTGCAATAGACGCAGCGGACCCGGGGGCGGTACCCGGCGGCTCCACCATCACCCGTTTCCATACGGGAACAACCCTGTTGTCGCAGGGGTGATGACGGGGCCGAACTAGGATCGACGTGTGTTGAAAAGCGGTGTTTTCTTCCGGGCTGAGTAACCCGTTCAAGGCTCAAAACTCATAAGTGCCAACGACAACGAAGCACTTGCTCTCGCGGCGTAATTCTAGGGGCTAACGCCCTGAAGTTACAAAGTTAGAACACGGTTGGACCCACCGGGTAACAGAAGCGGATTCCGGGGGCTGGGGGCGAGCCTATCAACAGAATCG encodes:
- the mscL gene encoding large conductance mechanosensitive channel protein MscL, producing MAIVDEFKKFIARGNVLDLAVGVMIGAAFGKIVSSLNENMIMPVIGWLFGSIDFSKYFFQLGDAPADYKGSLTDYAALKAAGVPMIGYGEFITQVVNFLIIAFVLFLLVRSVNKMIDSVKKQEAEAAAAAPAPEAPVDPQLIALKEILEELRKK
- a CDS encoding TPM domain-containing protein, which codes for MARIRAVSLAALLCLLALVSGAGSAWAQAAQLQFPKLTGRVVDAANIIPDAEEAQLTQKLEALEKQSHRQLVVATIPSLNGYEISDYGYQLGRAWGIGQKGDNNGAILIVAPNERKVRIEVGYGLEGTLTDGMSFLIINQQILPRFKANDYPGGIEAGTDAIIRQLTLPPEEAQKIAAQADKARADQGDDISPGTVIFILFVIFFFVLPIMRAASRGGRRSRYGSIDTPIIWFPTNSGGSSWGGGGGWGGGDGGGFSGGGGDFGGGGASGDW
- a CDS encoding LemA family protein, which encodes MTLFNARSAKTGLVLAAALSLSACGFNSVPTKQEAAKAKWADVEAAFQERSNLVPNLAAVAKGAAEQEKSILVGVTEARAKATSVQISADDLGDPKKMEQFQQAQANLGAGIGRLLASVEAYPDIKSSTNYQMLQSQLEGQENRIRVAIRDYNGAVQDYNTEVRTFPSMIGARLRGADPLVPYKAVTPGAEAAPSLEGKL